From a region of the Mercurialis annua linkage group LG1-X, ddMerAnnu1.2, whole genome shotgun sequence genome:
- the LOC126659887 gene encoding putative pentatricopeptide repeat-containing protein At1g12700, mitochondrial isoform X2: MKPSSLKPASAAISLLFTIASPLQSSHGSRLLIQTTSTLRMLARKPNPLLAAAAARFGLWVHSKFCMFNSISYLHTSNDALASFYHMLHMNPLPSVGKFNELLTNLVGMKHFEAVVSLGKVMEFHGIRYDNYTFNILINCFCNLYGVDFGFSMLGRVIKLGYEVDIVMFTTLMTSLCREGKIAQAVELLDRMVVEGYRPNVYTYSVVVNGLCKIGKMVEATSLFKKMAENGCEPNVVAYTTVIDSLCKNSFISEALDLFSEMKRKGILPDAFAYNSLIHGIYSADRWDEASSLLDEMLDRDIALDIVTFNVLVGVHSKKGMVSEAHSLVELMIERGIDPNVVTYNSLLNAYSWRNQISEATNIFDVMVTNGCIPDVYTYTILIKLYCKSKRIDEAKQFFDEMRYKDMGFLMQQ, translated from the exons ATGAAGCCCTCTTCACTCAAACCTGCCAGTGCCGCCATTTCCCTTTTGTTCACCATTGCTTCTCCTCTTCAAAGCTCCCATGGCAGTCGTCTTCTCATTCAAACCACTTCCACCTTAAGAATGCTGGCAAGGAAACCAAACCCCCTtttagcagcagcagcagctcgTTTTGGATTGTGGGTTCACTCTAAATTCTGTATGTTTAATTCTATCTCATATCTTCATACCAGTAATGATGCCCTAGCTTCATTTTATCACATGCTTCACATGAACCCACTTCCCTCTGTAGGAAAATTTAATGAATTGCTTACTAACCTTGTTGGAATGAAGCATTTTGAGGCTGTAGTTTCTTTGGGGAAAGTGATGGAGTTTCACGGAATTCGATACGATAATTATACGTTTAATATTCTGATTAACTGCTTCTGCAATTTGTATGGTGTCGATTTCGGGTTTTCTATGTTAGGGAGAGTGATTAAACTTGGATATGAGGTTGATATTGTTATGTTTACTACTTTAATGACTAGTCTTTGTAGAGAAGGTAAAATTGCTCAAGCCGTTGAGTTGTTGGATCGAATGGTGGTGGAGGGTTATCGACCGAATGTTTATACGTATAGTGTGGTTGTTAATGGTTTATGTAAAATTGGAAAAATGGTTGAGGCCACTAGTTTGTTTAAGAAAATGGCTGAAAACGGCTGTGAGCCTAATGTTGTAGCGTACACCACCGTCATCGACAGCCTTTGTAAAAATAGTTTCATTTCTGAGGCGTTAGACTTGTTCTCGGAAATGAAGAGGAAAGGTATATTGCCTGATGCTTTTGCTTACAACTCTTTGATTCATGGTATTTACAGCGCTGACCGATGGGATGAAGCCTCATCTTTACTTGATGAAATGCTGGATAGGGACATCGCCCTAGATATAGTTACATTCAATGTATTAGTAGGTGTACATTCTAAGAAAGGAATGGTTTCGGAGGCTCATAGTTTAGTCGAATTGATGATTGAGAGGGGAATAGATCCTAACGTTGTCACCTATAATTCATTGTTAAATGCGTATTCTTGGCGGAACCAAATAAGTGAAGCTACAAATATATTTGACGTAATGGTTACTAACGGTTGTATACCGGATGTTTATACTTACACTATATTGATTAAGCTGTATTGTAAGAGCAAACGGATAGATGAGGCAAAACAATTTTTTGATGAAATGCGTTATAAAG ACATGGGCTTCTTGATGCAGCAATGA
- the LOC126659859 gene encoding serine/threonine-protein phosphatase 7 long form homolog: protein MAAAHDHMQPGPERPALLFLQHDHISQDVWDGTGSDEGFLSRASCTTRRSAVLPFARLDHRIRSMIEPTGFAGCFAMRHYSVDMQLITALVERWRPETHTFHLPGGECTVTLQDVAIQTGLPVDGHAVTGGIVHDWAAVAERVLGIPAGRYPKKPANSTVQTSWILESFPDFGALPDQATDELVHRYTRAYLLLAVTGLCFTDLGSGKTSLRILPLLEDLAAVRTYSWGSATLAYLYHELCSCSLRSANRRNMGGPLWILQLWALDRLRVIAPALADPTISPHLPLGDRWGGRRNASRAARHSLPDIRVRLDTSRYEDFIWQPYTDDMLDTIPAYCLDGRAIWRATVPLIYFHIVEWHQADRVLQQFGLQQGIPDAPLQDHSLHSLTLKSSSSWIQTHSHYIRVWDDRLRFVISGQPLQDPPHYHSEYMDWFRYVTRRWITRQGAELGAQADFVERVRRDAPVDTELRRFAASTQRGTREDRRDVTSPPIEPSIPPHRLPVIPDAPIDPTTLRHRRRQRRHPPAPPQRPTDPMPPPVVFHPFRGHYYYAGSSSAPPPFSSGPPSSSGQFYGDSAHHYFEGSCSYPVPPGPSSPFVPPPPAYVPPTVPPFQVQWDQPTQGTQDFPASQGLPQTPGTTDFLSYGSSWLGLDSMEAMMFRQQGEFVTPPPATTSTAIPQDQQGDDGADDEDADAGEGDGDGRPGRRYLTISTGRRANRNRNNLRSNLPVTSRYDDRTPR, encoded by the exons ATGGCAGCTGCTCACGATCACATGCAGCCGGGTCCTGAAAGACCGGCGCTACTTTTTTTACAGCATGACCATATCTCTCAGGATGTCTGGGATGGCACG gGATCTGACGAGGGATTTCTGTCTCGCGCTAGCTGTACGACTAGAAGGAGCGCTGTTCTGCCGTTCGCTAGGTTGGACCACCGTATTCGGTCGATGATCGAGCCTACTGGATTTGCAGGCTGTTTTGCTATGCGTCACTACAGCGTCGACATGCAGCTGATCACAGCCCTTGTGGAGAGGTGGAGGCCGGAGACCCACACTTTTCACTTACCTGGCGGAGAGTGCACGGTTACACTACAGGACGTGGCCATTCAGACCGGATTACCAGTAGACGGTCATGCTGTTACAGGAGGTATTGTACATGATTGGGCTGCAGTGGCAGAGAGGGTTTTGGGGATTCCTGCGGGCAGATATCCTAAAAAGCCTGCAAATTCCACAGTCCAGACTTCTTGGATCCTAGAGAGTTTCCCCGACTTCGGTGCATTACCAGACCAGGCGACTGACGAGCTTGTCCATCGGTACACACGGGCGTATCTCTTGCTCGCTGTCACAGGATTGTGCTTCACTGACCTCGGTAGTGGAAAGACTTCGTTACGGATTCTTCCACTTTTAGAGGACTTGGCGGCAGTTCGGACCTACAGCTGGGGATCGGCGACACTGGCTTACTTATATCACGAGCTTTGCTCATGTTCGTTGCGGTCTGCGAATCGCCGCAACATGGGCGGGCCGTTGTGGATACTGCAGTTGTGGGCATTGGACCGACTTAGAGTTATTGCTCCCGCTCTTGCCGATCCCACTATTTCACCACATCTACCACTGGGCGACAG ATGGGGAGGCCGGAGAAACGCCAGCCGTGCGGCTCGACACTCGCTGCCTGACATCCGTGTTCGGCTTGACACATCTCGCTACGAAGAT TTTATCTGGCAGCCGTACACTGATGATATGCTGGACACTATCCCAGCGTATTGTTTAGATGGGCGCGCTATTTGGCGGGCCACAGTTCcacttatttattttcatattgtgGAGTGGCACCAGGCAGACAGAGTTCTGCAGCAGTTCGGATTGCAGCAGGGTATTCCAGACGCCCCACTTCAGGACCACTCACTACACTCCCTTACCCTGAAGAGCAGCTCATCTTGGATCCAGACACACTCTCACTACATTCGTGTGTGGGACGACCGGCTCCGGTTTGTAATTTCAGGACAGCCCCTCCAGGACCCACCTCATTATCATTCCGagtatatggattggtttcggtaTGTCACGCGTCGCTGGATCACACGACAGGGCGCTGAGCTCGGAGCAcag GCCGATTTTGTGGAGCGTGTACGTAGGGATGCTCCTGTTGACACTGAGCTTCGGCGGTTCGCAGCCAGCACACAGAGAGGCACTAGAGAGGACCGCCGTGATGTTACATCGCCCCCTATCGAGCCTTCTATACCGCCGCACCGACTACCAGTCATACCTGACGCGCCGATAGATCCGACTACACTGCGACATCGACGGCGACAGCGGCGTCACCCCCCTGCACCACCTCAGCGTCCGACTGATCCTATGCCTCCCCCAGTGGTTTTTCATCCTTTCAGAGGGCATTACTATTACGCGGGGTCCAGCTCTGCACCGCCACCCTTTTCATCGggtcctccttcttcttctggCCAGTTTTACGGGGATTCGGCACATCACTATTTTGAGGGGTCGTGTTCATATCCAGTGCCACCAGGACCTTCTTCGCCTTTTGTTCCACCGCCGCCTGCTTATGTACCACCTACGGTGCCTCCTTTTCAGGTGCAGTGGGATCAGCCTACACAGGGTACACAGGACTTTCCAGCTTCACAGGGACTTCCACAGACACCTGGGACTACAGACTTTCTGTCATATGGTAGCAGTTGGTTAGGTCTAGACAGCATGGAGGCGATGATGTTCCGCCAACAAGGAGAATTTGTTACCCCGCCACCAGCAACGACGAGTACGGCCATTCCCCAGGACCAGCAGGGTGACGACGGAGCCGACGACGAGGACGCCGATGCAGGAGAGGGAGATGGTGATGGTCGCCCAGGTCGACGTTACCTCACCATCAGTACAGGCCGTCGGGCGAACCGTAACAGAAACAACTTGCGCTCGAACCTCCCGGTAACTAGCAGATATGACGATAGGACTCCTAGGTGA
- the LOC126659867 gene encoding uncharacterized protein LOC126659867, which yields MTTNELPALKIYWDGTILSTPGGVDYVSGKSELVELTSVVNFAQLQVVIRRVIGLKDGDEIVKIYLRVPRFDEHGRFQKYDGFPMETDVHMQAMWRNVSRTPQMRVLEFYIVYNPLSQVRADVDDSVDVDDCADVDDCADVDDGDDFSDEDEEEEHFYGAVADDNEDDDDDDIGGDNGDGTHGENVGGGSEQNTDHFESRLPHEYTHQNVDDMCVNMNLWPKENAIWEAGKEFELGMVFSSRYAVQTCAASYHIAANKEYKSSVTNGKTIVLVCVNNDTCNWRLRASLLKGESDWIITRYNGPHQCSGQSMNQDHRNLRARQIAEHIDTQLHLQRDIRIKTLQEGIFQKLRVRPGYKKTWYAKEKAIANRFGQWDDSFKEICNFMTNVTVANPRTVWHATGTPIENNPQFRTFKHMFWTYEPVVKGFQYCKPVVYIDGTHTYGKYEMTLLIASAIEGNNHIMPIAFAIVKSETAASWRYFMRMLKRYVLGERKVCIISDRGSGIMSAMEGPEWAGDTHKWCIRHLVSNFHNAFKKKYLKKLAEKAGRAYQEHKRDRYMSLIEADSPEGYAYLDRLDVRKWSMSGDTSGMRHGVMTTNYAESVNAMLKNIRGLPITAMLEAIFNKVNSVFIKHVNDYKMWLASGFMWTPVCAHRIETWENKSKTHTASQFNVAQKVFNVLTQCDNVRQKGGNTQQVRLLDGTCTCGKFQQWKIPCSHAIAACNQYGENYRDYISWYYKCEYGILAWSSVSFEPLWNRNRWINSAEIPFVPNRQWMRKKGRPVESRRRNEMDQTFRDRRNSNYCRRCLTYGHNLSSCPFRVQ from the exons ATGACGACAAATGAGCTGCCAGCCCTAAAAATTTATTGGGATGGTACAATATTATCGACTCCGGGTGGAGTTGATTATGTTTCTGGTAAATCAGAACTGGTTGAGCTGACGAGTGTAGTGAATTTTGCACAACTACAAGTCGTAATTAGAAGGGTAATTGGGCTGAAGGATGGTGACGAGATAGTGAAAATTTATCTACGAGTGCCTCGGTTCGATGAACATggaagatttcaaaaatatgatgGTTTTCCTATGGAGACAGATGTTCATATGCAAGCAATGTGGCGTAATGTTTCGCGGACGCCACAAATGAGGGTACTTGAGTTTTATATTGTGTACAATCCGTTATCTCAAGTAcgtgcggatgtagacgactCTGTGGATGTAGACGAttgtgcggatgtagacgactgtgcggatgtagacgatGGTGATGATTTTAGTGATGAggatgaggaagaagaacactTCTACGGGGCCGTTGCTGATGACAacgaggatgatgatgatgatgacatcGGTGGTGATAATGGAGATGGCACACATGGTGAGAATGTCGGTGGTGGGTCGGAACAAAATACAGATCATTTTGAGTCGCGCCTTCCTCATGAGTACACGCATCAGAATGTTGACGACATGTGTGTCAATATGAATCTGTGGcctaaagaaaatgcaatatgGGAAGCAGGCAAAGAGTTTGAATTGGGGATGGTTTTTAGTTCGAGGTATGCTGTCCAGACATGCGCGGCGAGTTATCACATTGCAGCTAATAAAGAATACAAGAGCAGTGTAACAAATGGTAAAACAATAGTTCTTGTGTGTGTGAACAATGACACTTGCAATTGGAGGTTGCGTGCGTCGCTTTTGAAAGGCGAGTCAGACTGGATAATAACAAGATATAACGGCCCCCACCAATGCAGCGGCCAATCAATGAACCAAGACCATCGCAATTTAAGAGCGCGACAGATAGCTGAACACATCGACACGCAATTGCATCTGCAACGTGACATTAGGATTAAAACGCTTCAAGAGggcatttttcaaaaattgcgaGTTAGGCCCGGATACAAAAAAACATGGTATGCCAAGGAAAAGGCCATTGCAAACAGGTTCGGACAATGGGACGACTCTTTCAAGGAGATTTGCAATTTTATGACGAATGTCACCGTTGCTAATCCCAGGACAGTCTGGCATGCTAccg GTACACCAATTGAAAACAATCCACAATTCAGAACTTTCAAGCATATGTTTTGGACTTACGAGCCAGTGGTGAAGGGTTTTCAGTATTGCAAGCCTGTGGTGTACATCGACGGCACCCACACATATGGAAAATACGAAATGACTTTGTTGATTGCTTCTGCAATTGAAGGGAACAATCACATCATGCCGATAGCTTTTGCCATTGTGAAGTCGGAAACTGCCGCATCCTGGAGGTATTTCATGAGGATGTTGAAGAGGTATGTTTTGGGTGAGCGAAAGGTGTGTATCATATCTGATCGCGGCTCCGGTATTATGAGTGCCATGGAGGGGCCTGAGTGGGCGGGTGATACCCACAAGTGGTGTATTAGACACCTAGTGAGCAACTTCCACAACGCCTTCAAGAAAAAATATCTCAAAAAGCTTGCTGAAAAAGCTG GACGCGCATACCAAGAGCATAAAAGAGATCGGTACATGTCATTGATAGAGGCGGATTCACCTGAGGGTTATGCGTATCTTGACCGCCTTGATGTTAGAAAATGGAGCATGAGTGGCGACACGTCTGGAATGCGGCATGGTGTGATGACAACAAACTACGCTGAGTCGGTCAACGCGATGTTAAAGAACATTCGGGGGCTCCCTATCACAGCCATGTTGGAAGCAATATTTAACAAGGTCAATTCCGTATTCATTAAGCATGTGAACGACTATAAAATGTGGTTGGCATCCGGTTTCATGTGGACTCCAGTCTGTGCACACAGAATTGAGACTTGGGAAAATAAGTCAAAGACTCATACGGCTTCACAGTTCAACGTGGCACAGAAGGTATTCAATGTCTTGACCCAGTGCGACAATGTAAGACAAAAGGGTGGCAATACACAGCAAGTTCGTCTACTGGACGGGACATGCACCTGTGGAAAATTTCAACAATGGAAAATTCCGTGCTCCCATGCGATAGCTGCCTGCAACCAATATGGAGAGAACTACCGTGACTACATTTCATGGTATTACAAATGCGAGTATGGAATCTTAGCGTGGAGCTCTGTTTCATTTGAACCCTTATGGAATCGAAATCGTTGGATCAATTCCGCTGAAATTCCATTTGTTCCTAACAGACAGTGGATGAGGAAGAAGGGTAGGCCGGTTGAGAGTAGGCGTAGGAATGAAATGGACCAGACATTTAGGGACAGGCGGAATAGCAACTACTGTAGAAGATGTCTTACATATGGTCATAACCTTAGTTCATGTCCTTTTAGAGTTCAGTGA
- the LOC126659877 gene encoding SNF1-related protein kinase catalytic subunit alpha KIN11-like: MSADFQLEKQSTMNLVESKYRFLKTLGIGTFGKVKLVKNISTGKKYAIKIVKRDRIKDKSMEEKLMREINIMKQLNHKHIIRFYDVIESDTDIYLVLERARKGNLLDLINSKDGGRVQEDEARKIFGQIIDAIEFCHENKVVHRDLKAENILMDSKNNVKVADFGFSVVKEKDQLLKTTCCSPFYAAPEILCKQFYGCEVDIWSCGVILYAMLCGKLPFEDESYPAAFKKIKSADFDLPGHLSSEAGDLISKILVVDPKKRFTISEIRKHSWFDSQNVIVN, encoded by the coding sequence ATGTCTGCTGATTTTCAACTCGAAAAACAAAGTACCATGAATCTTGTCGAATCAAAATACAGATTTCTCAAAACCCTAGGAATCGGAACTTTCGGCAAAGTAAAACTTGTGAAAAATATCTCCACGGGAAAAAAATACGCCATCAAGATTGTCAAGCGAGACAGAATCAAAGACAAATCCATGGAAGAAAAACTGATGCGTGAAATCAACATTATGAAACAGTTAAATCACAAACATATTATACGATTTTACGATGTTATCGAATCAGATACTGATATTTACCTCGTACTCGAACGAGCAAGGAAGGGTAATCTTCTAGACTTGATCAATAGTAAGGATGGCGGTAGGGTTCAAGAAGACGAGGCGCGTAAGATTTTCGGACAAATCATCGATGCTATCGAGTTCTGTCATGAGAATAAGGTTGTTCACAGAGATCTTAAAGCGGAGAACATTCTTATGGATTCAAAGAATAATGTAAAGGTTGCTGATTTTGGATTTAGTGTTGTTAAAGAGAAAGATCAGTTGCTGAAAACGACTTGCTGCAGTCCATTCTACGCTGCGCCGGAGATTCTTTGTAAGCAATTTTATGGATGTGAGGTTGATATATGGAGCTGCGGTGTGATTCTTTATGCAATGTTATGCGGTAAACTTCCTTTCGAAGATGAGAGCTACCCTGCGGCTTTCAAGAAAATTAAAAGCGCGGATTTTGATCTTCCGGGACATTTGTCATCCGAAGCTGGAGATTTGATTTCAAAGATACTGGTTGTTGATCCGAAAAAGCGGTTCACAATTTCAGAAATTAGAAAGCATTCATGGTTTGACTCTCAAAATGTAATAGTTAATTGA
- the LOC126668005 gene encoding endochitinase EP3-like yields the protein MTSNNLVIIISLAIAFAGVLLPTNVNGQNGVSVPDIVTPDFFNSIINQAPANCPGKSFYSRDAFLGALNSYPQFGKLGSDDDSKREIASFFAHTTHETGFFCNIEEQNIGNEIYCDTTRPDYPCVQGKRYYGRGPIQLTWNYNYGAAGQNNNFDGLNNPEIVATDPNVSFRTALWYWMQYVRPSVSQGFGATIQAINGPVECGGKEPAKVQARIDLYTTYCGQFGVSPGPNLGC from the exons ATGACAAGCAATAATCTGGTGATTATTATCAGCTTGGCAATAGCTTTTGCAGGAGTACTGCTGCCTACAAATGTTAATGGTCAAAATGGTGTTTCAGTGCCTGATATTGTTACACCAGACTTCTTTAATAGCATAATCAATCAAGCTCCTGCAAATTGTCCCGGAAAGAGCTTTTACTCTAGAGATGCATTTCTTGGTGCTCTTAATTCTTATCCTCAATTCGGAAAACTTGGTTCTGATGATGATTCTAAACGTGAAATCGCGTCGTTTTTTGCTCATACCACTCACGAGACTGGAT TCTTTTGCAATATAGAGGAGCAAAATATTGGCAACGAAATATACTGCGACACTACAAGACCGGATTATCCATGTGTTCAAGGAAAGAGATACTACGGACGAGGTCCGATTCAGCTAACATGGAATTACAATTACGGAGCAGCGGGACAAAACAACAACTTTGACGGATTAAACAACCCAGAAATTGTAGCAACTgatcctaatgtttcattcaGAACTGCATTATGGTATTGGATGCAATATGTCCGTCCTTCTGTTTCCCAGGGCTTCGGAGCTACGATTCAAGCCATTAATGGCCCGGTCGAATGTGGCGGAAAAGAACCGGCGAAAGTTCAAGCTCGTATTGATTTGTACACTACATATTGCGGCCAATTTGGTGTGTCCCCTGGGCCTAACCTCGGATGCTAG
- the LOC126659887 gene encoding putative pentatricopeptide repeat-containing protein At1g12700, mitochondrial isoform X1, which translates to MKPSSLKPASAAISLLFTIASPLQSSHGSRLLIQTTSTLRMLARKPNPLLAAAAARFGLWVHSKFCMFNSISYLHTSNDALASFYHMLHMNPLPSVGKFNELLTNLVGMKHFEAVVSLGKVMEFHGIRYDNYTFNILINCFCNLYGVDFGFSMLGRVIKLGYEVDIVMFTTLMTSLCREGKIAQAVELLDRMVVEGYRPNVYTYSVVVNGLCKIGKMVEATSLFKKMAENGCEPNVVAYTTVIDSLCKNSFISEALDLFSEMKRKGILPDAFAYNSLIHGIYSADRWDEASSLLDEMLDRDIALDIVTFNVLVGVHSKKGMVSEAHSLVELMIERGIDPNVVTYNSLLNAYSWRNQISEATNIFDVMVTNGCIPDVYTYTILIKLYCKSKRIDEAKQFFDEMRYKGILPNAVTCSSLLKGICQVEGPRAARAFFKKLDVSDSDLNVVSYSILLDGFCRHGLLDAAMNVFYEMKKSMLKPDCCIYNILINGMCKAGNLKGAMELFSELSIEGLQPNVRSYTILVRGLCKGGLLDEAHHVFRMMEKEGQLPDNCSYNVIIRGFLRHKNLSMATQLIHEMIDKGLSLDSTTAALIVDLAS; encoded by the coding sequence ATGAAGCCCTCTTCACTCAAACCTGCCAGTGCCGCCATTTCCCTTTTGTTCACCATTGCTTCTCCTCTTCAAAGCTCCCATGGCAGTCGTCTTCTCATTCAAACCACTTCCACCTTAAGAATGCTGGCAAGGAAACCAAACCCCCTtttagcagcagcagcagctcgTTTTGGATTGTGGGTTCACTCTAAATTCTGTATGTTTAATTCTATCTCATATCTTCATACCAGTAATGATGCCCTAGCTTCATTTTATCACATGCTTCACATGAACCCACTTCCCTCTGTAGGAAAATTTAATGAATTGCTTACTAACCTTGTTGGAATGAAGCATTTTGAGGCTGTAGTTTCTTTGGGGAAAGTGATGGAGTTTCACGGAATTCGATACGATAATTATACGTTTAATATTCTGATTAACTGCTTCTGCAATTTGTATGGTGTCGATTTCGGGTTTTCTATGTTAGGGAGAGTGATTAAACTTGGATATGAGGTTGATATTGTTATGTTTACTACTTTAATGACTAGTCTTTGTAGAGAAGGTAAAATTGCTCAAGCCGTTGAGTTGTTGGATCGAATGGTGGTGGAGGGTTATCGACCGAATGTTTATACGTATAGTGTGGTTGTTAATGGTTTATGTAAAATTGGAAAAATGGTTGAGGCCACTAGTTTGTTTAAGAAAATGGCTGAAAACGGCTGTGAGCCTAATGTTGTAGCGTACACCACCGTCATCGACAGCCTTTGTAAAAATAGTTTCATTTCTGAGGCGTTAGACTTGTTCTCGGAAATGAAGAGGAAAGGTATATTGCCTGATGCTTTTGCTTACAACTCTTTGATTCATGGTATTTACAGCGCTGACCGATGGGATGAAGCCTCATCTTTACTTGATGAAATGCTGGATAGGGACATCGCCCTAGATATAGTTACATTCAATGTATTAGTAGGTGTACATTCTAAGAAAGGAATGGTTTCGGAGGCTCATAGTTTAGTCGAATTGATGATTGAGAGGGGAATAGATCCTAACGTTGTCACCTATAATTCATTGTTAAATGCGTATTCTTGGCGGAACCAAATAAGTGAAGCTACAAATATATTTGACGTAATGGTTACTAACGGTTGTATACCGGATGTTTATACTTACACTATATTGATTAAGCTGTATTGTAAGAGCAAACGGATAGATGAGGCAAAACAATTTTTTGATGAAATGCGTTATAAAGGTATATTGCCTAACGCTGTTACTTGTAGTTCTCTTCTAAAAGGAATTTGTCAAGTTGAGGGTCCTCGGGCTGCCCGAGCTTTTTTCAAGAAGTTAGATGTTAGCGACTCTGATCTAAATGTTGTAAGTTACTCAATTTTGTTGGATGGCTTCTGCAGACATGGGCTTCTTGATGCAGCAATGAATGTGTTTTATGAAATGAAGAAGAGTATGTTGAAGCCCGATTGTTGTATCTATAATATCTTAATCAATGGCATGTGCAAGGCTGGTAATCTTAAAGGTGCAATGGAATTGTTTTCAGAACTTTCCATTGAAGGGTTGCAGCCGAATGTGAGATCATATACTATACTAGTCAGGGGTCTTTGCAAAGGAGGTTTACTAGATGAGGCACACCATGTCTTTAGAATGATGGAGAAAGAAGGACAGTTACCAGACAATTGCTCTTATAATGTGATTATTCGGGGATTTCTCCGGCACAAGAATCTGTCAATGGCAACACAACTTATTCATGAAATGATTGATAAAGGGTTATCTTTAGATTCCACCACAGCTGCATTGATAGTAGATTTAGCTAGTTGA